A stretch of Lutra lutra chromosome 9, mLutLut1.2, whole genome shotgun sequence DNA encodes these proteins:
- the LOC125109631 gene encoding protein NOXP20-like produces MKMSDDTNDTLATGDKAEIAKMPEESEFSPKDTEAPCDSAVISNEPTAADSRGDGHENATVEGAETTDSGHPEWPQHSSVMEPPLNGEVTDDTLVECTDPVSLEAELGSDIPLKEQINPAVDSPSRGGGWADWGSWGKSLLSSASATVGHGLTAVKEKAGATLQIHSVNSSSPEGAQAGAENGVPQSVATDQSPAESPPTSPASRSRGMLSAITHVVQNTGKSVLTGGLDALEFIGKKTMNVLAESDPGFKRTKTLMERTVSLSQMLREAKEKEKERLAQQLTAERTAHYGMLFDEYQGLSHLEALEILSNESESKVQSFLASLDGEKLELLKNDLISIKDIFAAKELENEESQEEQASEEKGEEFASTLTELLFELHVAATPDKLNKAMKKAHDWVEEDEATVSINMAEQSEENTGEEETEEKPENPEEDKKEERRTKTVEEVLSIESLAEVTARCIEQLHKVAELILHGQEEEKPAQDQARVLIKLTTAMCKEVASLSKKFMNFLTTVGSDKKAEVLNPMINSVLLEGCNSTMYIQDALQLLLPVLQVSHLQTAGSEAHPGPGQTPSS; encoded by the coding sequence aTGAAAATGTCTGACGACACCAATGACACCTTAGCCACTGGAGACAAAGCAGAAATTGCCAAGATGCCTGAAGAGAGTGAATTTTCACCCAAAGACACAGAAGCGCCCTGTGATTCAGCTGTGATTTCAAACGAGCCGACAGCAGCTGATTCCAGAGGCGATGGGCATGAAAATGCCACTGTCGAGGGTGCAGAGACCACTGACTCTGGGCACCCTGAGTGGCCTCAACACAGCAGTGTCATGGAGCCCCCCCTCAATGGAGAAGTGACTGATGACACGCTTGTTGAATGCACTGACCCTGTCAGCCTCGAGGCAGAGCTTGGATCAGACATACCTCTGAAAGAACAGATTAATCCGGCTGTGGATTCACCTTCCCGTGGAGGAGGATGGGcagactggggctcctggggcaaATCTCTGCTCTCATCAGCATCTGCTACAGTAGGTCATGGATTGACAGCAGTCAAGGAAAAGGCAGGGGCCACCCTGCAGATTCATAGTGTAAATTCCAGCTCTCCGGAAGGGGCCCAAGCTGGTGCTGAAAATGGAGTCCCTCAGAGTGTGGCCACAGATCAGAGCCCTGCCGAAAGCCCACCCACTTCTCCTGCATCCAGGTCTCGGGGCATGCTGTCAGCCATCACCCATGTAGTTCAAAACACAGGTAAAAGTGTCTTAACGGGCGGTCTTGATGCTTTGGAATTCATCGGTAAGAAAACCATGAATGTCCTCGCGGAGAGTGACCCAGGCTTTAAGCGGACCAAGACGCTCATGGAGAGAACCGTTTCCTTATCGCAGATGTTAAGGGaagccaaggagaaagagaaggagagattggCCCAGCAACTGACAGCCGAGAGGACTGCCCACTATGGGATGCTGTTTGATGAGTATCAAGGTTTGTCACACCTGGAAGCTCTGGAAATTCTATCCAACGAAAGTGAAAGCAAGGTTCAGTCATTTTTAGCATCCCTCGATGGAGAGAAGCTGGAACTCTTAAAAAACGACCTGATTTCTATTAAAGACATCTTTGCAGCCAAAGAATTAGAGAATGAAGAGAGTCAAGAAGAACAAGCctcagaggaaaagggagaagagttTGCTAGCACGCTTACAGAACTTCTCTTTGAATTACACGTCGCGGCCACGCCTGACAAGCTCAATAAGGCCATGAAGAAAGCTCATGACTGGGTAGAAGAAGATGAGGCTACGGTGTCCATAAATATGGCGGAACAGTCGGAGGAGAACACTGGAGAGGAAGAGACggaagagaaaccagaaaatcctgaagaagacaaaaaggaagaaaggagaactaAGACAGTTGAGGAAGTGCTGTCCATCGAAAGTCTAGCAGAAGTAACAGCACGCTGTATCGAGCAGCTTCATAAAGTAGCAGAATTAATTCTTCATGGGCAAGAAGAGGAAAAACCAGCTCAGGACCAAGCAAGAGTTCTGATAAAATTAACTACTGCGATGTGTAAAGAAGTGGCCTCCTTATCAAAGaagtttatgaattttttaaccACTGTTGGGAGCGACAAGAAGGCCGAGGTCCTTAACCCCATGATCAATAGCGTCTTGTTAGAGGGCTGCAACAGCACCATGTACATCCAGGACGccctccagctgctgctgcctGTGCTGCAGGTCTCACACCTCCAGACCGCTGGCTCAGAAGCACATCCGGGACCTGGCCAGACTCCATCCAGTTAA